The segment CATAAGTTATATCGTGTGATGCTAAGCAATCAAATTTTAAACTTAAATTTTCCATATTATTTGAAACATTATGATCAGCTAAAATTTTATAAGCAATAGTCCCCTTTTTTAAATCCTCTTTATTATATTTTACACCAGATTCCTCTGATATAATCTCTTTTCCATTAACTAAAACTACTCCATTTTCATATAAAGATATCATAAGTCCTCCCGCAATTTTCTTTTTTGAATAATTGTATACAATTACAATTTATATTTTTTTTTCAATTTTGTCAACTGTTTTTTTATTTTTATTTTCACATAATATGTTAGTTTTTAGAAAGTAATGTTTTTTAAAAAAATATATTGACTTTTTCAAAACAAATATTTATAATTTGCACAACAAGAATTTTTGTATACAATTGTTCAATTCTAAAATGAGATTTTTGGGAGGTTTTATTATGTTACTAGCCCTTGCTGGTTTTATTATGCTTTTTGCTATGATGTATTTTCTTTTTAAATCAAAAACTATACCGTTAGTTGTATTTATTACAATACCTTTTATTGCTGCTATCCTAGCTGGTTTTTCATTTCCAGAAATTGTAACCTTTGTTAAAAAAGGTGTTGGTAAAACTAGTGAAATGGCTGTTTTATTTATTTTCTCTGTTACTTTCTTCGGTCTAATGTCTGATGCCGGGATGTTTGACGTTATTGTTGATAAGTTGGTTAAAAAAGCTGGTACAAATGTTATTGCAGTTGCCGTTGTCACTGCCATCGTTGCCATTTTCTCCCACCTTGACGGTGCCACTGTTACAACTGTTTTAGTTACAGTTCCAGCTTTACTACCGCTTTATAAAAAACTTAATATCCGTCCTCAACTTCTACTTATGATAGTTGGAGCTGGTATGGGAGTTATGAATCTTCTACCTTGGGGAGGTCCTGTAGCTAGAGCAGCTACTGTTTTAGGTATGAACCCTAATGATCTATGGCATATTATGATTCCTATTCAAATTTTAGGAGTTGTAACTACAATAGGACTTGCTATTTTTGGTGCTATGAGAGAGGTTAAATTTAATGGAGCTGGTATTTTAGAAAAAAGCTCTCCAGAGTTTGAAATAGAAGAGGGAACACATATCTCTCAAAAGAAAGAGGATGAGTTAAAAAGACCTAAACTAACTGCATTTAATATGCTTTTAACTCTTGGAGTTTTAGTTTTACTTTTAATTAATACTTTCCCTCCATACTTTGTATTTATGATTGGATGTGCCATTGCACTAGTTGTTAACTACCCTAATCCTAAAGATCAAAAAAATAGATTAAAAGCACATGCACCTGCTGCCCTTGATGTATCATCTGTTATGTTAGGAGCTGGAGTTATGGTTGGAATTTTAGGTAATAGTGGAATGTTAGAAGCGATGACAATCCCTCTTTTAAAAGTTATCCCAGCATTTATTGCTTCACAACTTCATATTTTAATGGGTGTTCTATCACTACCTCTTGGATTAGTTTTAGGAACTGACTCTTATTTCTATGGACTAATGCCTCTTGCTATTGAAGTTGGAAAGAACTTTGAAATAACACCTTTAAGTATGGCTGTAGCTATGACTATTGGTAAAAATCTTTCTCTTTTCATAAGTCCACTAGTACCTGCAACTTTCTTAGGAATAGGACTTGCTGGTATTGAGTTAAAAGATCATATTAAATACTCTTTTGTAGGTTTATTTAGTGTTTCTTTAATAATGATGGCATTTGCCCTATCTATAAAAATGTTTTAATAAAAAAAAGACCGTCAAAATCTATTTGATGGTCTTTTTTACTATCTCTTTAGCATTTAATAGATGAAGTTTATTAGCTTCTTTTGCCTTTTCTAACTCTCCATCTCTAAGTAAACTTATAATCTCTAAATGCTCATTGTAAGCTTTTAAAACTCTACTCTCACTTTTTAAAGATTTTCTTTTTAATGCTGATATTATAAAATCGTAGTGTCTTAATATTTTTACAGCATATTCCAGTGATGACGCTGAATACACCAATGAATTGTACTCTAAAAATAATCTTCTAGCTTCATCCCAATTTTCAGTATCTATAAGATATTTTGTTAAAATTAGGTTCTGGTATATTCTATCTACTCCATTTTTATTTTTTACAATAGAATCAAATAAAATACCTTCAAGACATATTCTAATTTCGAATATCTCATCTATTTTTTGTGGAGTTATATCCATAATTCTAAGTCTACCATTTGGTAATCTCTCAATTATTCCTTCAATCTCTAACTTCTTTATAGCTTCTCTTAAAGGAGTTCTACTAACATTTAATTTATTTGCATAGTCAATCTCTACTACTTTATCACCAAAATCGATATTTCCAACTAACAGATCATTTTTTATTGTTTCATAGATATTATCACTACTACTCTTTCTCATTATTATAATCTCCTAACTCTTTTATATCTAATATGATACTTTTTTTTATAACATTTAGCAAGAAAAAAAGACCGACTTAAAATAAAATTTTAAAATCGATCTCTATTTTTATAAGATATTAACCTTTTTATTTTACAATATAACTATTTAAAGCCTCTATAGTTTTAAATAACTCTCTTGTATCTAACTTTTCATTTACAGTGTGAACGCCTTCCATTCCCACTCCAATGATTATTGAATTATAACCTTTTTCTGCAAATATATTACTATCTGAACCTCCACCTATAATTTGAAGTTCAGTAGCTATTCCCATACTCTCATATACCTTTGCAAACTCCTTTGCAAATGCAAGATCATCTGTTGGTTTTAAAGTTGGGAATACACATATTTTTTCAAATAAAAATTCTCCACCTAACTTTTCAACACTATTTTCACAAGCCTTCTCATAAGAGTTTAAAGTCTCAAATATAGATTCTAAAGAGTGTCCTCTAACCTCTCCTGTAACAACACAAAGATCAGCTACAACATTACTTGGAAACTCAGAGTGAATTGTTCCTAAATTTGAAGTTGTTAAAGTATCTATCCTTCCTATATTCATATTAGAGATAGCTACTCCTGCTAAAGTTATAGCATTTATTCCCTTTTCAGGTTCAATTCCAGCATGAGCTTTTCTACCTTTAAAAGTGATTTTAAAATCATACTTACTTGGAGCGGTATGAGCTATTAATCCAGCTCTACCTGAGTTATCTATAACAATCATATTCTTTGCTGGAACCATATGAGCTGGAACTAAATTCCAATCTATATTTTTTGCTCCTAGCATTCCATTCTCTTCACATGGAGTTAATAAAACAAATACATCTTCATGCTTTGCTTCGCTCTC is part of the Cetobacterium somerae ATCC BAA-474 genome and harbors:
- a CDS encoding CitMHS family transporter codes for the protein MLLALAGFIMLFAMMYFLFKSKTIPLVVFITIPFIAAILAGFSFPEIVTFVKKGVGKTSEMAVLFIFSVTFFGLMSDAGMFDVIVDKLVKKAGTNVIAVAVVTAIVAIFSHLDGATVTTVLVTVPALLPLYKKLNIRPQLLLMIVGAGMGVMNLLPWGGPVARAATVLGMNPNDLWHIMIPIQILGVVTTIGLAIFGAMREVKFNGAGILEKSSPEFEIEEGTHISQKKEDELKRPKLTAFNMLLTLGVLVLLLINTFPPYFVFMIGCAIALVVNYPNPKDQKNRLKAHAPAALDVSSVMLGAGVMVGILGNSGMLEAMTIPLLKVIPAFIASQLHILMGVLSLPLGLVLGTDSYFYGLMPLAIEVGKNFEITPLSMAVAMTIGKNLSLFISPLVPATFLGIGLAGIELKDHIKYSFVGLFSVSLIMMAFALSIKMF
- a CDS encoding GntR family transcriptional regulator is translated as MRKSSSDNIYETIKNDLLVGNIDFGDKVVEIDYANKLNVSRTPLREAIKKLEIEGIIERLPNGRLRIMDITPQKIDEIFEIRICLEGILFDSIVKNKNGVDRIYQNLILTKYLIDTENWDEARRLFLEYNSLVYSASSLEYAVKILRHYDFIISALKRKSLKSESRVLKAYNEHLEIISLLRDGELEKAKEANKLHLLNAKEIVKKTIK
- a CDS encoding M20/M25/M40 family metallo-hydrolase translates to MKKERVINSFIDMVKIYSPSLNEKEYSEYLVKQLERLGLEVYLDLGFKKYGGNAPTIFAKLKGNVSGEGVTLAAHMDVVEPCANINPIVDGDFIKTDETTTLGGDDKAGIAAILEVLENLIESEAKHEDVFVLLTPCEENGMLGAKNIDWNLVPAHMVPAKNMIVIDNSGRAGLIAHTAPSKYDFKITFKGRKAHAGIEPEKGINAITLAGVAISNMNIGRIDTLTTSNLGTIHSEFPSNVVADLCVVTGEVRGHSLESIFETLNSYEKACENSVEKLGGEFLFEKICVFPTLKPTDDLAFAKEFAKVYESMGIATELQIIGGGSDSNIFAEKGYNSIIIGVGMEGVHTVNEKLDTRELFKTIEALNSYIVK